From Vigna radiata var. radiata cultivar VC1973A unplaced genomic scaffold, Vradiata_ver6 scaffold_184, whole genome shotgun sequence, the proteins below share one genomic window:
- the LOC106778850 gene encoding probable methyltransferase PMT24, whose product MVLGKNSRGEGTKLSNYCSTVSVAVFVAFCLVGVWIIMSTIVPIQNPVIQVSETISDVKDVQSDSKQFEERSGDIPEESTEGDSQTLKPQSDSFAESQNEQKEIGEVSDKMANENQEVVRESSDAKNDFEKDPGNTAEENDQMRNVKPSTDEKEKESDGTLNSDSAETETLNGEIHNDELRGSMDTLDEKESDKSANDNKLGTEKSMDKVTQQDEIVNETEEETAKINTHSETTQSSGESNTDSHENNQASKNDFITDTQSETLIETSAENGTWSTQATESQHEKESQKSSVSIDSRRYDWKLCNTTTGSEYIPCLDNWQAIRRLQSIRHYEHRERHCPDEATTCLVSLPEGYRSPIRWPKSREMIWYKNAPHTKLVEVKGHQNWVKDAGEYLTFPGGGTQFKHGALHYIEFIQKSLPKIAWGKRSRVILDVGCGVASFGGYLFEKDVLTMSFAPKDVHEAQVQFALERGIPATLGVMGTVRLPYPASVFDLVHCARCRVPWHLEGGRLLLELNRVLRPGGYFVWSATPVYQKDPESVEIWKAMGEITVSMCWDLVVIAKDKLNGVAAAIYRKPTDNECYNNRIKNEPPMCNESDDPNTAWNVSLQACMHKVPIDASERGSIWPEQWPLRLEKPPYWINSQAGVYGRAAAVEFIADHKHWKNVLFRSYLNGMGINWSSVRNVMDMRAVYGGFAAALRTLKVNVWVMNVVPIDSPDTLPIIYERGLFGIYHDWCESFNTYPRSYDLLHADSILSTLKKKCNIVAVIAEVDRILRPEGYLVVRDNAETIGEIESMAKSLNWDIRLTYSKNGEGLLCIQKTFWRPTKVETIASAIA is encoded by the exons ATGGTGCTGGGGAAGAATTCCCGAGGCGAGGGGACGAAGTTGTCAAACTACTGTTCAACGGTTTCTGTAGCTGTGTTCGTTGCATTTTGTTTGGTTGGTGTATGGATTATAATGTCAACCATTGTTCCAATTCAGAATCCAGTCATTCAGGTATCTGAGACCATTAGTGATGTAAAAGATGTACAGAGTGATTCCAAGCAATTTGAAGAAAGATCTGGTGATATACCAGAAGAATCAACAGAGGGAGATAGCCAGACTCTTAAACCTCAGAGCGATAGCTTTGCAGAAAGCCAGAATGAGCAAAAGGAAATTGGAGAAGTGTCTGATAAAATGGCTAACGAAAACCAGGAGGTTGTTAGGGAGAGCTCAGATGCAAAGAATGATTTTGAGAAGGATCCCGGGAATACTGCTGAGGAGAATGATCAGATGAGGAATGTCAAGCCGAGCACTGACGAGAAGGAGAAAGAATCAGATGGAACATTAAATTCTGACTCTGCAGAAACAGAAACTTTGAATGGTGAAATTCATAATGATGAGCTCAGAGGATCAATGGATACTTTAGATGAAAAGGAATCTGACAAGAGTGCAAATGATAACAAATTAGGGACAGAAAAAAGTATGGATAAAGTTACACAACAGGATGAGATAGTTAATGAGACTGAAGAGGAGACAGCAAAGATAAATACACATTCTGAAACAACACAAAGTTCTGGAGAGAGTAACACAGATAGCCATGAGAATAATCAAGCTTCAAAAAACGATTTTATTACTGATACACAATCAGAAACTTTGATTGAAACTAGCGCTGAAAATGGAACCTGGTCAACTCAAGCCACAGAGTCACAACATGAGAAGGAATCACAGAAGTCTTCAGTTTCTATTGACAGCAGAAGGTATGATTGGAAACTTTGTAATACAACTACCGGATCAGAGTATATTCCTTGCCTTGACAATTGGCAAGCAATTAGAAGGCTTCAAAGCATAAGACACTATGAGCATCGTGAGAGACACTGTCCTGATGAAGCTACCACTTGTCTTGTTTCTCTGCCCGAGGGCTATAGAAGCCCAATTAGGTGGCCCAAAAGCAGGGAAATG ATATGGTACAAGAATGCCCCACACACAAAGCTTGTAGAAGTTAAGGGTCATCAAAACTGGGTTAAAGATGCTGGTGAATACCTTACTTTTCCAGGTGGTGGAACTCAATTTAAACATGGGGCTCTTCATTACATAGAATTCATTCAGAAA TCTCTTCCTAAAATTGCGTGGGGGAAGAGAAGTCGAGTAATATTGGATGTTGGGTGTGGGGTAGCCAGCTTTGGAGGCTATCTGTTTGAAAAAGACGTGCTGACCATGTCATTTGCTCCTAAAGATGTGCACGAGGCACAAGTACAATTTGCTCTGGAACGGGGAATTCCTGCTACACTAGGTGTCATGGGCACCGTAAGATTACCCTACCCAGCTTCTGTCTTTGATCTTGTCCACTGTGCTCGTTGTAGAGTCCCTTGGCATTTAGAAG GTGGCAGGTTACTCTTAGAGCTTAACCGTGTCTTAAGACCTGGAGGATACTTTGTATGGTCTGCTACTCCAGTCTACCAAAAGGATCCAGAAAGTGTTGAGATTTGGAAAG CGATGGGTGAAATTACAGTGTCAATGTGCTGGGATCTGGTGGTAATTGCAAAGGACAAATTGAATGGAGTGGCAGCAGCAATATATAGAAAACCAACTGACAATGAATGCTATAAcaacagaataaaaaatgagCCACCCATGTGCAACGAATCTGATGATCCAAATACAGCCTG GAATGTATCACTACAGGCTTGTATGCACAAAGTGCCCATTGATGCATCAGAGCGTGGATCAATCTGGCCTGAGCAGTGGCCACTAAGGTTGGAGAAACCACCTTACTGGATAAACTCTCAGGCTGGTGTTTATGGAAGAGCTGCTGCGGTGGAATTCATTGCTGACCACAAGCATTGGAAAAACGTTCTATTCCGCTCATATTTGAATGGAATGGGCATCAATTGGTCTTCAGTAAGAAATGTGATGGACATGAGAGCTGTTTATGGAGG GTTTGCTGCAGCACTCAGAACCCTGAAAGTGAATGTCTGGGTAATGAATGTGGTTCCGATTGATTCTCCGGACACACTGCCTATAATATATGAGCGTGGATTATTTGGTATCTATCATGATTGGTGTGAATCCTTCAATACATACCCTAGATCCTATGATCTTCTTCATGCAGATTCTATATTATCAACACTTAAGAAAAA GTGCAACATAGTGGCAGTGATTGCAGAAGTGGATAGGATCCTAAGACCAGAAGGTTATTTGGTGGTAAGAGACAATGCTGAAACTATTGGTGAGATAGAAAGCATGGCTAAGTCTCTAAACTGGGATATTCGGCTGACATATTCAAAAAATGGGGAGGGATTACTTTGCATTCAGAAGACATTCTGGCGTCCAACAAAGGTTGAAACAATTGCATCAGCCATTGCATGA